In Bombus vancouverensis nearcticus chromosome 12, iyBomVanc1_principal, whole genome shotgun sequence, the genomic stretch TATAGGCGTTGGTATTGCGCGCACGGTAAATCCAGGAGTCGCCGACATCAACATTGGTAGCACCCTAAGTTCTCTAAGCGTCGTGAACGTATCCATCGGAACACTGGTAACCAGCGCCCTAGGACTTTGGCTGATGTACGAGTCACTGCTGCAGATCCTTGCAATAATATCCTTTATATCCTTCTTGTCGAACACGTATTTTCCCGAAACTCTGTTTTGCTCGGTGGCAACAGGTCAAACGAAGCAAGCATGCAAGTCGATAGCACATTACCAAAGCTTGATAAATACGCACAAACTGAAAATGGAACTACATACTCTACGCACACAAACCACGTACGAATTACACCGATCACCCTCAAGCGAAATACACCAACCATCCACAAGCCAAACGCATCAATCATCCTCAAGCGAAATACACCAACCATCCACAAGCGAAATAAGCCCAGACCACACATGCGACATACGCCAACCATCCACAAGTCAAATACACCGACCAACCATTAGCGAAATACACCAACCATCCACAAGCCAAACGCATCAATCATCCTCAAGCGAAACACACCAACCACCCACAAGTCAAATGCACCGATCATCCTCAAGCGAAATAAACCCAGACCCCACATGCGAAATACACCAACCATCCACAAGCCAAACGCATCAATCATCCTCAAGCGAAATACACCAACCATCCACAGGCCAAATGCACCGATCATCCTCAAGCGAAATAAACCCAGACCCCACATGCGAAATACTCCCAGACCCCACATGCGAAATACTATCACGATTTAGAAGCGATTTATGCACACAATCCAATGAGGATTTACGCGAATGGGCTGACACAGATGAGACACACATAGATTTAACTAAATATAATTGGTCAACCAAACTGCAAGCAGTACTACAACGAAGCAACAGGAAAGCGTTGTTTATCATGCTTGGCTTAATCATGGCACAACACCTTAGCGGAAACTACATCACTACGCAGTATCTGTTAGTGCTGTTTGGCAAAACAACGATCAGTATCAGAGCAAGCGCAATGACGATTTTGGTGATGACTGTCGGCCTTATATGTGGCACTTTATGCACCTTAACAGTGACTTCTCTTGAAAGAAGAACACTTTTGATTCTGTCTACGCTTGGGTCGTGTTTTACATTGATTATTCTAGCAACTTATCTTTTGTTAGTTCAATATAAGTCTGATGTATCCATCCTCTCACCTCTTCCAGTTATCGACCTAATTATATATCAAGTAATGTTTCACATTGGTTTAGGTACGTTACCCAATGTTCTCCAATGCGAGTTATTTCCTACAGAACTAAAAGGCTTTGTTGGTGCCATCATTGTAATTTTCGATGGTATAATTGGTTTTACCGTGTCGAAACTGTATCAAATCATTACCGATAACGTAGGATCGTATGCGATTTACTATATCTTCGCGACATCATGCTGGGTGGCATTTGTGATGGTGTTCATATGGGTACCGGAAACAAAAGGAAAAACATATCACGAGGTTGAAGCGCTTCTAGTTggtaaaaatttgaattcaCCGAATGAAGAAGTTCGAACCGCTGAAATGGATATTCGTAGAATATGACAGGAAAAATTGCACCGTACGTCCGTGGCACGGTGTCTACTTActcggaatattttatttctcatttttattagCATAACGATAAagatttacaattttatcacgatATGCAATTTTTGTAGTAACATAGTACTATTCGTTTGTACGTGTAGTTTTAGAAATGTGTCGAACGAAGGTGATGGTCATTTACAAACATGTATATCGCATAAATTGACTTGCATTGAACTCGGAGGAATACATGTTCTCAAACTAAACTTTTTATCCATTTCATAACACGAACAATGTAACAATATCATTTAACTCGAGATAACTGAACAACAGCTTGCAAAAGTTACAGAAGTAACATATTAAAGACTGACACGATGACATAACACTGTCAAGAACAAttctttatatatcagctgttATCTATGCTGTTATTTTTTGCTTTTTGCaatatataacatatgtatatcgcAAATACATATGTTAATATTGTTACAATAAACGGCAAGTATGCTGAAAAAGTCAGTATTTATgctaaaaataatgtaatataattaacataACGCATTGCTAATAAGTACTTATATTACATTGTGTTTTGTCGCTGATaagcatatgtatatacatatacaattatatatgtGTAAGACATGGTCTTTTCGGCGTCATATTATAGTTattactgaaaaatatttgaatacgtTTGTTCGAATATTACAGTAATTACTGTATTATAACACAGTGATAAATATTTAGCCTAGTCTAGCAGGAATTACATCGAACTGTCGAACGTTATTTTCGGTAAATTATGGCTATAATAATAGTGTTCACttcagaaatttataatatttcctaCCTTTAATATCCGACAATTTAcgcgaaaaattaaatatcgataattttataaatttttgtcTATCAacaattatgtatttattgtatatcttttaaacaaatatcttccttattaaaaagatacaagAAACATGGAGTTCCTATCTATATATAAAATCACAAACAAGATTTTGaatgttctattttatttaagttTTATTATAGACGAATTTATTACAGACACCCCTAGTGGAAATTAATTACAGGAGTCCGAATGAAGACGAGTCAACTGTAATACCAAATACAGCTAAGATCCTAAACTTACGTAATGCTAGATCGGTAACGTTGAGAACGATTTTAACATGATAAGAAAACCTCCGAGTTCACTGGGTAAAGTACTCTGAATAGCAACTTTCTCTTCTACGGTAACATTACCCCTTCTTTATCCCAAAATATTAATCATTTTGTATAAAAGAATTCGGAGAAATTCTTTATTCTCattcatttgaaaaatattagctCTTCGATCGTTATGGAAAGCAAATAACAAAAACATCTTTAAAAACGACAGAAGCGGAAATTTAAACCTGAAAGTAATGATTTAGTTAAACCAAAAactaaatttcatttatattataattcccTGTGAGATGCTAATTCGTATATGTATTCGTATATGATATTTCGCACATTCACTATTCCAAATAATTGGTCTAGACGTGATATTATATGAGACTCTGTGTCGCGTGTTATAAAATACcgatatagaaaaatatcagtGTTTTTCACACTCTTTACAATTCATAACGTTGCGTCGCGACGATTGTAATTATCTGACAAGGGTACTCGCTACACCTCCGTTATGCGATCGTTTGAATATGCTCCGTTTTATATACTTGGAATTAAGctatgaaaatttataaatgGTTGTATAATATTCTGATGCatagtaaaatttaaaaatctaaaaaattaaaataataaattaattattctgACAATTATTCTAAAACAATACCATCAATTCCTAACTTTTAAATCAATGATTTAAATATCTGATCACATGGCAGCGTTGCTCGCGCCTATTCCAGGTGCATGCAGGTCAACGTACGCGACATAGCTCTTTCAATTTGTAAGTCACCCCAAAGACTCGTCTGTTCTGCTGACTGCTCGATGTTTGCGCGGGATCGCGGGGGTTGTGgacgcgccggtgatgctttcgaatctgttggggattcaatCGTGGATATGCAGTACTGTTCGGatagggacctgcaatttcacatTCGCCGTAATTCTGTTCGACTGGCGCGGGAGTGGACGTCACTCGTTCGGTTGGGGCAGTGCATTCATAATTCTGTTCGGTGGTCCCGGCCaggcaggcccatggttaagtagagttaGAACTCGATACTCTTGTGAATATgctgaatgtcgagatcgaggTGCAGTGATAAAGAACTCATGGGTGgatctcgtgcgtagtcacctcctcgtggtgagatcTGGTAATTGGTACCgtttttcaaaaatttatcgggggattaatctttggaaatgatgccaagccaagaactacgctaTATACGGTCCAGTTTGGATAACCAAAAGTCACGAAgggaattttggatgatctagactggactgcaacgtagACCACCGTGGCTCACCGTGGCTCACCGTGGTAAACCGTGGGATACCATGGAAAATCGTGGGATACAATAGCAAACCCTGCGGTACCGTGGGGCACCGTGGAAATTCCTGGGTCACCATCGGAAACctttggacaccgtgggacactgTCTGTTCGTTATCGATAAATTATCGATACGGTTTCAACGACGTATTGTATTACGAGTTTGTGATAGTAAATCAGATTACCTAAACTTGAtaatgtataattaataatttatttgagaATACAAGGATGGAAATAggaaagatttaaaaattcacATTTTTGTTTCAGATATATGAAATTGCAATTTCATTTAGAACTGATTAAACGATTCACTTAATTCTTATTACAGTACTTTGCTATacagtaatttattattttgatagtGTGTTATGCTTACTGAAGTATTGTAGCATGATAGAATTGTATTTCGTTGCTAGTATTGGATAtcctgttttatattttatttataatttcgtaCAAGATTATAGTTTTAATTCAAACCAGTATTTAACTGAAATAGTAACTTCGCATGCGACACGAAAATGGAATGGAGAGGTCATGCGACCCGCAAAATGTGACAGTCGGACAAGCATTGAATGTCACGTCGATTCCTCTTCCTCGTCTgtggtaaaattattttaaaaataggaAAGACGCGCCTCATAAAGAATTATACTGCTTATCTACTTACACTACATTATCTACTTAAACATTACTGTTAATTACGcatgtataaattaattaaatattgaagTACTTATTAGGAACGGATTAATGCTTCTAGGAAGCATTGCTTTTTTGCAGTAAAGCTACTCTACATAACCACTCACCAGACTCACAAACGTTCCATCTAGATCCTGCCCCATCAAATTTGAAAAACTCTACCTGATAGAAcatctaatttaatttcagtACTATAATTAGAAAACTAAAGGCGTTTTCGCAAGCCCTGCATAATACGTACAAATCCGAACATAATAAAGGCACAGAGTGGCTTCGTAATTCTTACCGATCAAGAATATAAAGATTCCCTTAAACCTAgctataaaaaatgtaaaggTTTCCTTATAAACCCAAAtgctataatattataatattataatgttataaattcAAATGCTGCATTGTGATCGCAACGTAGCCGATGTTGTAACATAGAACAAAAATAACTAATAGACGAAGATGTGCAATTATTTTTGctcattttaatttttatattataggaAATACGTATCATATAATAGTCGGCATTCGACTGTTCTAACATTATAATTAGGATATTTCCTAGATATAATATGtacaaaaacattattgttcCTATCtcggaatatttaaaattaattcgttaCATTTAAACATATAACAAGGAGAATTAGAAGTGTTTATGTgttgaaataatgtcgactgTATGTAAAGGGGAAGTAGCCCCAGATGTACCCAGTATAGTTGTGGTAGTCGTGTAAATCGAACAAGTCGATACGAAATCCGCAAATCGCGAGATTCAGTGTAAAGATTTCTTACAGTTGTTCTTTTTTTGCGATAGATAACTACCCCAGGACATTCttgcatttttaaataattatgagTGAACTGAATTCTACAAattgaattattgaaaatcTATCGTGATTATATAATTGCGTGAAGGTACTTATTTTTGGCAGCATGTCCGAGAGTACAACGGTAAgcatttaatatgattatatgataaatatttttgaaataaacgGCTAGAAATTAAATATCGCCGAATAACAAATCCTAAATTCTAATTCAACGAGAATATAAAAAATAGCGTCTGTTTGAGGTACCTATTTCCAGCGAATTtaactattattcttttatttccaaataGAGATTGGAATCCATAGCAATTAAAGTTTTGATTCCTACGTCTCTATTTAAAGTTTTGGCACATAACGAAATGTATTAACATATCGTGTCGATAATACCAAAGAACCGTCTGCACCTTCGAGTATGATTCGATATTTAAAAGTCACAATAATCTCACATCTTTGACCCCGTGTCTTAATCGATCGCGATCGTTTAAAATTTTGAATCTTTCACCCTGATTTAAACCGTCACGACCCACCAACACATAAAGCTCACAGCTTAAAACCGTTACGTCCTATAAATATCGAATCACATTCGAAGGTTCAAACTGTTCTTCGGTATTATCTGTACGACatgttaatatatttcattattta encodes the following:
- the LOC117155397 gene encoding uncharacterized protein LOC117155397 → MTQRRTVPRRVPEGGGSDPVDSSPKRKDRRLFKNRMWLCQPSASAALTMLILGSVNGWTTISLAYLISGTGGVPLTLTHSESSWIVSSTVLGSMIGSLVAVQLAGSSGRKNCLVLCNTMFTLGWFTIYAATSVPMLYLARGILGIGVGIARTVNPGVADINIGSTLSSLSVVNVSIGTLVTSALGLWLMYESLLQILAIISFISFLSNTYFPETLFCSVATGQTKQACKSIAHYQSLINTHKLKMELHTLRTQTTYELHRSPSSEIHQPSTSQTHQSSSSEIHQPSTSEISPDHTCDIRQPSTSQIHRPTISEIHQPSTSQTHQSSSSETHQPPTSQMHRSSSSEINPDPTCEIHQPSTSQTHQSSSSEIHQPSTGQISDLCTQSNEDLREWADTDETHIDLTKYNWSTKLQAVLQRSNRKALFIMLGLIMAQHLSGNYITTQYLLVLFGKTTISIRASAMTILVMTVGLICGTLCTLTVTSLERRTLLILSTLGSCFTLIILATYLLLVQYKSDVSILSPLPVIDLIIYQVMFHIGLGTLPNVLQCELFPTELKGFVGAIIVIFDGIIGFTVSKLYQIITDNVGSYAIYYIFATSCWVAFVMVFIWVPETKGKTYHEVEALLVGKNLNSPNEEVRTAEMDIRRI